In Rutidosis leptorrhynchoides isolate AG116_Rl617_1_P2 chromosome 2, CSIRO_AGI_Rlap_v1, whole genome shotgun sequence, one genomic interval encodes:
- the LOC139889197 gene encoding protein STRICTOSIDINE SYNTHASE-LIKE 12-like — protein sequence MTSIMKRGQAGCQKKKRKAVGIVVDSKKLSKRPNDRIGPQTFVKYIPSRQVRSYSNRYASNHNLDKLFVWKQLSNMKYLYTLLFIAPFTYPNMATPITLASLLSFYVALLSVSCLVVSGDYVNFSKYVLPQGVFGPESAAFRTVGVLVSEGPYTTTTDGRIFRWQGSNIGFVEFAYTSPHRTRRFCDGNTDPEKSPICGWPMALSFHQATGLLYIADAFYGLLVVGPLGGLATQLASGFKFTPGLDVDLLTGNVYFAVASTTYDIRNISQPGFKGDSTGMLLRYNPFNRQVTVLLTGLAGSSGPAVSSDGRFVLVPELLAKRIQKYWLVGPKANTAEVFLTLDGNPNKVKRAANFGEFWVAVSVGFIPPAPIIVPKGVRFNSNGVALQTVPFATQFYNKTISIVQEQNNKLYVGSRRTNFIGIYSN from the exons ATGACATCAATTATGAAGAGGGGTCAAGCAGGCTgccaaaaaaagaaaagaaaagctgTAGGCATAGTTGTGGATTCGAAAAAACTCTCAAAAAGGCCGAATGACAG AATTGGACCACAAACGTTTGTGAAATATATTCCATCTCGACAAGTTCGTTCTTATAGTAATCGATATGCCTCTAATCACAATCTAGACAAGCTATTCGTGTGGAAGCAATTATCCAATATg AAGTATTTGTATACTCTTCTTTTCATAGCTCCCTTCACATATCCAAATATGGCAACCCCAATAACACTAGCATCCTTACTTTCTTTTTATGTTGCACTTCTATCTGTTTCCTGCTTAGTTGTTTCTGGTGATTATGTAAACTTCAGTAAGTACGTATTACCTCAAGGGGTCTTCGGCCCTGAATCAGCCGCATTTCGAACAGTAGGAGTGCTTGTCTCTGAAGGTCCCTATACAACCACCACTGATGGTAGGATTTTTAGATGGCAAGGCTCCAACATCGGTTTTGTGGAGTTCGCATATACCTCCCCTCACAG GACAAGGCGATTTTGTGATGGCAATACAGATCCTGAAAAGAGTCCGATATGTGGATGGCCAATGGCTCTTAGCTTTCACCAAGCAACTGGCCTTCTCTACATCGCTGATGCGTTTTACGGACTTCTAGTTGTAGGCCCGCTAGGCGGCCTTGCTACTCAGCTTGCTAGTGGTTTCAAATTTACTCCTGGCCTTGACGTTGACTTGTTAACGGGCAATGTTTATTTTGCCGTTGCAAGTACAACATACGATATTAG AAATATCTCACAACCGGGATTCAAGGGTGATTCAACGGGGATGTTATTGCGTTACAACCCATTTAACAGACAAGTAACAGTTTTGTTAACTGGTCTGGCTGGCTCAAGTGGTCCCGCAGTAAGTAGTGACGGTAGGTTTGTTCTTGTACCGGAGCTTCTTGCTAAGCGAATTCAAAAATATTGGCTTGTGGGGCCTAAAGCGAATACGGCGGAAGTTTTCCTAACTTTGGATGGGAACCCGAATAAAGTAAAGCGGGCAGCAAACTTTGGAGAGTTTTGGGTGGCGGTTTCAGTTGGATTCATACCACCAGCACCTATCATTGTACCTAAAGGAGTGCGGTTTAATTCGAATGGGGTTGCGTTGCAAACAGTGCCATTTGCTACACAGTTTTATAATAAAACTATTTCAATTGTTCAGGAGCAGAATAATAAGCTTTATGTGGGCTCTCGCCGTACCAATTTCATTGGCATTTACTCCAATTAA
- the LOC139892359 gene encoding protein MIS12 homolog, with the protein MDGTESEAIFDSLNLNPQLFINAALNTVDDVIDGAFDHLHKEALSQLKIDGSDKSEDLTKGLDYVRKLIQSALDKRLSMWEKYCLHGIFTVPDGFSLPKDDEGSGDVMDVDGVVNSDLDAQLDSLRTKVSMAQQESAELKREIKVLEKQLVINNRQAVSNNELMKLTEQILEADALKELQKLATELHTKSEKLKTERGQEIQRARMERMRLLDGDMLKMIGENVLSNAKPEEIERFFVAACLNTR; encoded by the exons ATGGATGGTACTGAGAGCGAAGCTATTTTTGATTCGTTAAACTTAAACCCTCAGCTGTTCATCAACGCTGCCCTAAATACGGTGGACGATGTAATTGACGGCGCGTTTGATCATCTTCATAA GGAAGCGTTGAGTCAACTCAAAATCGACGGTTCGGATAAATCTGAAGATTTAACTAAG GGTTTGGATTATGTAAGAAAACTAATTCAATCTGCGCTGGATAAACGGCTGTCTATGTGGGAGAAGTATTGTCTTCATGGTATTTTCACAGTTCCAGATGGATTTTCGCTACCAAAAGAT GACGAAGGATCTGGCGATGTAATGGATGTTGATGGTGTTGTTAACTCTGATCTTGATGCACAGCTGGATTCCTTGAGGACAAAAGTTTCTATG GCTCAACAGGAGTCTGCTGAATTGAAAAGAGAGATTAAAGTACTGGAGAAGCAATTGGTTATAAATAACCGTCAAGCGGTTTCAAATAATGAATTGATGAAGTTAACTGAACAAATATTAGAGGCTGATGCACTCAAAG AACTGCAAAAACTTGCAACAGAATTACATACAAAATCTGAAAAGCTAAAGACTGAAAGGGGTCAGGAAATTCAACGTGCTAGGATGGAGAGAATGCGCTTATTGGATGGAGACATGTTAAAGATGATTGGTGAAAATG TACTCTCAAATGCAAAGCCAGAAGAAATTGAACGCTTTTTTGTTGCTGCATGTTTGAACACTCGGTGA